The genomic segment TATTTTTTCTTAAAAATTCCGATGGAAAAATGGGAAATACGCTATGCGTGGGTGTTTGGTGTAGCATTATTTTTTCTATTGTTGGTTTTAATTCCTGGAATTGGAAAAACGATTAATGGTGCACGCCGTTGGATTCCTATGGGATTATTTAATTTCCAACCTGCGGAATTTGCAAAATTTGCGTTGATTTGCTTTTTATCAAGTTATTTTACACGCCGTTACGATGAAGTGCGGTCAAAAAAATTGAGTGCTTTTAAACCATTAATGGTGATGGGCTTTTTGGGTGTATTCTTGATTTTACAGCCAGACTTAGGTAGCACAGTGGTATTATTTGTTATCACTTTTGGCTTATTGTTTGTGGCTGGTGCGCATATTATGCAGTTTGTTGGGCTGATTGGTGTGGGAGCCTTTTTATTTGTAGTATTGGTTTTATCATCCGCCTATCGTATGAAACGTATTACCGGTTTTATGGATCCGTTCCAAGATCCTTACGGCACGGGGTTCCAACTCTCTAACTCGCTGATGGCATTTGGTCGTGGTGAATTTACTGGTGAAGGTTTGGGGAATTCAATTCAGAAATTGGAGTATTTGCCAGAAGCCCATACGGACTTTGTTATGGCAGTAATTGGAGAAGAATTCGGTTTCATTGGTGTGCTGGTGATGGTTTTTTTACTTGGCGCATTAGTCTTACGGGCAATGAAAATTGGACGAGAAAGTTTAATTTTAGAGCAACGGTTTAAAGGTTTTTTTGCGTTTGGTATTAGTTTTTGGATTATTTTCCAAGGTTTCGTCAATTTAGGTATGGCGTTAGGTTTACTACCAACTAAAGGTTTAACATTTCCGTTAGTGAGTTACGGTGGTTCAAGTTTAGTTATTATGACCATTAGTATTGCGGTATTATTGCGCATTGATCACGAAAATCGATTAAGCCGTGGTGGTCAAGCGCGTTTACGCGATGACTAATATGTTTGATGTAGGACATTCCTGCAATAGTTAAAAAGAAGAAAAATTAATGAGTAAAAAATTATTAGTAATGGCTGGTGGTACTGGCGGACATGTGTTCCCAGCAATTGCCGTTTCACAATATTTACAGCAGCAAGGTTGGGAAATCCAATGGCTTGGTACTGCAGATCGTATGGAAGCTCAGCTTGTACCGAAACACGGTATCAAAATTAACTTTATTCAAATTTCAGGCTTACGCGGAAAAGGTATTGGCGCGTTATTAAAAGCACCATTTGCGATTTTCCGAGCAGTTATGCAGGCACGTAAAATTATTAAAGCATATCAACCTAATGCGGTGCTTGGAATGGGCGGATATGTTTCTGGCCCGGGTGGAGTTGCAGCAAAACTATGTGGCATACCTGTTATTTTACACGAACAGAATGCTGTGGCAGGGTTAACTAATGTGTGGTTGTCAAAAATTGCCAAATGTACATTACAGGCTTTTCCAACAGCCTTTCCAGCTGCTGAAGTCGTAGGAAATCCTGTTCGTGCGGATTTATTTCAAATGCCACTCCCGGAACAGCGTTTTGCACAACGTCAGGGTAAATTGCGCATTTTAGTTGTCGGTGGGAGCCAAGGGGCGCGCGTACTCAATCAGAATGTGCCGAAAATGGTGGCGAAACTAGCAGACAGATTGGATGTCCGCCATCAAGTCGGGGCGGGTTCAGTGGAAAATGTGACCGCACTTTATCATGAATTGGGCGTCAATGTAGGGGCCGAAAGTGCGGTTAAAATTACAGAATTTATTGATAATATGGCTGAAGCTTATGCTTGGGCTGATTTAGTGATTTGTCGTTCTGGCGCATTAACTGTTTGTGAATTAGCCGCCGTTGGAACACCAGCAATTTTTGTGCCTTTTCAACATAAAGATCGTCAGCAATACTTGAACGCGACGTATCTTGCCAATGCAGATGCAGCAAAAATTGTGGAACAAGCTGAACTTACGCCTGAAATTTTAGTAAACTTAGTGGCAGATTTAAATCGCGAAAAATTATTGGAAATGGCGGTAAAAGCGAAAGCCATGTCCACTCCGCTTTCAGCCCAACGTGTGGCGGAAGTCATTATTGAAAACGCGAAATAATAACTCGTAGGGATGGGAATTGCACGTATTGAAAATTGACCAATCCCAATAAAACGGGTCATCAGTAAATAGTTAATACGAGAAGAATAACAAATGAAACAAAAACGTGAAAAAATTAGACAAACTGTGCCATCAATGCGCCGAATTAAGCAAATTCATTTTGTTGGAATTGGCGGCGCGGGTATGGGCGGTATTGCTGAAGTGTTACTTAATGAAGGCTATGCGGTTACGGGGTCTGATATTGCTGAGAATGCGGTGACAGAGCGCTTGAGTGCTTTAGGAGCGAAGATTTTTATTGGTCATGTAGCAGATAATGTACAAAACGCAAGTGTGGTGGTCGTTTCAAGTGCAATAAAACCTGATAATGTTGAAGTCGTTGCGGCACATGATAATCGTATTCCCGTGATTCAGCGTGCACAAATGTTAGCTGAACTTATGCGTTTTCGCCACGGCATTGCGATTGCAGGGACGCATGGTAAAACGACGACAACCGCAATGATTTCTATGATTTATACTCAAGCCTGTCTTGATCCAACTTTTGTAAATGGTGGATTGGTGAAATCAGCGGGTACGAATGCTTATTTAGGCGCAAGCCGTTACTTTATCGCTGAAGCCGATGAAAGTGATGCCTCATTTCTCCATTTGCAACCAATAGTTTCCGTTGTTACCAATATGGAACCAGATCATATGGATACGTACCACGGTGACTTTGAAGAAATGAAACGGACTTACGTGAATTTCTTACATAATTTGCCATTTTATGGATTGGCAGTGATGTGTGCAGATGATCCAGTATTGATGGAATTGGTACCACAAGTAGGACGCCAAGTTATTACCTATGGTTTCAGTGAAAATGCGGATTATCGTATTGATAACTATGACCAAACGGGATTCCAAGGACATTATGATGTGATCACTCCAACGGGTGAGCGCATTAATGTCTTGCTCAATGTTCCAGGCAAACATAACGCATTAAATGCTACTGCAGCATTAGCGGTGGCAAAAGAAGAAGGGATTGAAAATATGCCAATTTTGACCGCACTTGCTGATTTCCAAGGGGCGGGACGTCGTTTTGACCAATTAGGTGAATTTATTCGCCCTAATGGTAAAGTGATGTTGGTGGATGATTATGGTCATCACCCAACGGAAGTAGGGGTCACCATTCAGGCCGCACGTTCCGGTTGGGAAAATAAACGTGTGGTGATGGTATTCCAACCACACCGTTATTCGCGTACAAGAGATTTATTTGATGATTTTGTGCAAGTACTTTCTCAAGTTGATGTGTTGATTTTGCTTGATGTGTATGCTGCAGGCGAAGCACCTATTGCTGGCGCGGATAGCCGTTCACTTGCGCGCTCAATTCGTAATTTAGGTAAAGTTGACCCTATTTTTGTTGCAGATCATGCGCAATTACCAGAAATTATGGATCAAGTCTTACAAGATGGTGACTTAATTCTTGCGCAAGGCGCAGGTAATGTGAGCCGATTATCACGTAATCTTGTGGAATTATGGACAAAAGAATAACCTTATTATTAACAATAACGAATAGATAATATGAAACCATTAAAACAACAAAAAATTGCCGTGTTATTGGGCGGTACTTCAGCAGAACGTGATGTCTCATTAAATTCAGGAGCCGCTGTGGTGGCTGCATTGCGCAGTCAAGGCTATGACGCGCATCCTATTGATCCAAAAGAAACCCCAGTCGCAGACTTAAAAACACAGGGATTTGACCGCGCTTTTAACATTCTCCATGGTCGTGGCGGTGAAGATGGTGTAGTGCAAGGTGTCTTAGAGCAAATCGGGTTGCCATATACGGGGTGTGGTGTTATGACATCGGCATTAACGATGGATAAAATGCGTACAAAAATGTTATGGAAAGGTTTTGGTTTGCCAATTGCGGATATGGAAATAGTGACAAAAACGACCGCACTTGATTTAGATCCCCAAGCTGTTGTTGCACGTCTTGGTTTGCCGTTAATGGTAAAACCGTCACGTGAAGGTTCAAGTGTGGGTTTGACTAAAGTAAACCATGTGGAAGAATTAAAAGCAGCAGTTGAACTTGCTTTAACACATGATGATACGGCGTTAATCGAAGAATGGTTAGCCGGTGATGAATTGACTGTGCCCGTATTAGGTGGGGAAGTATTACCTGCGGTGCAAATTATTCCAGAAGGCGAATTTTACGATTACAATGCAAAATATATTTCAGATAATACGCAATATATTTGTCCAATGCCGATGAGTGATGAACGTTGGGAAGAATTGAAAAAATTAGTAAAAACGGCTTATGAAGTCGTGGGTTGTCGTGGTTGGAGTCGAATTGATGTAATGACCGATAGCAAAGGTAAATTCCGTTTAGTCGAAGTGAACACGACGCCAGGTATGACTAGCCATAGTTTATTCCCTAAATCAGCCGAAAAAGTGGGAATCAGTTTTGAACAATTGGTCGTGAAAATTCTGGAGTTAAGTGTTTAATGGCGGTAATCAAACGCAATAGCACACAAAAAAAATCTAAGTTTTTCGATTTTAATGCAAGAAGCTTGATACAAATTAAGCCAATACTTGTGCTACTATGCGTAGGAATATTGTATTTTACGTATGCGAATTGGCAATCTTGGCTAGAAAAACTGGATGATAAGCCTATTAGTGCTTTCGCCTTATTAGGAACGCCTTCTTACACTACAAATGCAGATGTGAGAGATATGATTTTAAAAATGGGCAAACTTAAAGGTTTTTTTGGACAAGATGTTGA from the [Actinobacillus] rossii genome contains:
- the ftsW gene encoding cell division protein FtsW, yielding MRLLDELKTSWQRWTTVTPSNLLYDRWLFWLYVILLCIGFIMVTSASIPVGTRLYDDPFYFATRDAVYLILSFVTLYFFLKIPMEKWEIRYAWVFGVALFFLLLVLIPGIGKTINGARRWIPMGLFNFQPAEFAKFALICFLSSYFTRRYDEVRSKKLSAFKPLMVMGFLGVFLILQPDLGSTVVLFVITFGLLFVAGAHIMQFVGLIGVGAFLFVVLVLSSAYRMKRITGFMDPFQDPYGTGFQLSNSLMAFGRGEFTGEGLGNSIQKLEYLPEAHTDFVMAVIGEEFGFIGVLVMVFLLGALVLRAMKIGRESLILEQRFKGFFAFGISFWIIFQGFVNLGMALGLLPTKGLTFPLVSYGGSSLVIMTISIAVLLRIDHENRLSRGGQARLRDD
- the murG gene encoding undecaprenyldiphospho-muramoylpentapeptide beta-N- acetylglucosaminyltransferase, translating into MSKKLLVMAGGTGGHVFPAIAVSQYLQQQGWEIQWLGTADRMEAQLVPKHGIKINFIQISGLRGKGIGALLKAPFAIFRAVMQARKIIKAYQPNAVLGMGGYVSGPGGVAAKLCGIPVILHEQNAVAGLTNVWLSKIAKCTLQAFPTAFPAAEVVGNPVRADLFQMPLPEQRFAQRQGKLRILVVGGSQGARVLNQNVPKMVAKLADRLDVRHQVGAGSVENVTALYHELGVNVGAESAVKITEFIDNMAEAYAWADLVICRSGALTVCELAAVGTPAIFVPFQHKDRQQYLNATYLANADAAKIVEQAELTPEILVNLVADLNREKLLEMAVKAKAMSTPLSAQRVAEVIIENAK
- the murC gene encoding UDP-N-acetylmuramate--L-alanine ligase — encoded protein: MKQKREKIRQTVPSMRRIKQIHFVGIGGAGMGGIAEVLLNEGYAVTGSDIAENAVTERLSALGAKIFIGHVADNVQNASVVVVSSAIKPDNVEVVAAHDNRIPVIQRAQMLAELMRFRHGIAIAGTHGKTTTTAMISMIYTQACLDPTFVNGGLVKSAGTNAYLGASRYFIAEADESDASFLHLQPIVSVVTNMEPDHMDTYHGDFEEMKRTYVNFLHNLPFYGLAVMCADDPVLMELVPQVGRQVITYGFSENADYRIDNYDQTGFQGHYDVITPTGERINVLLNVPGKHNALNATAALAVAKEEGIENMPILTALADFQGAGRRFDQLGEFIRPNGKVMLVDDYGHHPTEVGVTIQAARSGWENKRVVMVFQPHRYSRTRDLFDDFVQVLSQVDVLILLDVYAAGEAPIAGADSRSLARSIRNLGKVDPIFVADHAQLPEIMDQVLQDGDLILAQGAGNVSRLSRNLVELWTKE
- the ddl gene encoding D-alanine--D-alanine ligase, translating into MKPLKQQKIAVLLGGTSAERDVSLNSGAAVVAALRSQGYDAHPIDPKETPVADLKTQGFDRAFNILHGRGGEDGVVQGVLEQIGLPYTGCGVMTSALTMDKMRTKMLWKGFGLPIADMEIVTKTTALDLDPQAVVARLGLPLMVKPSREGSSVGLTKVNHVEELKAAVELALTHDDTALIEEWLAGDELTVPVLGGEVLPAVQIIPEGEFYDYNAKYISDNTQYICPMPMSDERWEELKKLVKTAYEVVGCRGWSRIDVMTDSKGKFRLVEVNTTPGMTSHSLFPKSAEKVGISFEQLVVKILELSV